The proteins below come from a single Nocardiopsis gilva YIM 90087 genomic window:
- a CDS encoding PucR family transcriptional regulator: protein MQISELLAIPRLHLRFLSGSEQVHRDIRLAYTTDLLEPKRYLRGGELVLTGMMWHNSPADSETFVSSLVEADVACLAAGTALGEVPSDLIEACRRHDLPLLEVPSQTSFGAVTEEVLRLLTKHRFTTITETHHRHRKLMADVAAGADFPEVFAAAAAEAGINAWVIASTGRQVAASGPDMSTEDRAWLAARALTRPASPFATAMPTTTDPATTRTVTLVPVQTRESHPLAGWTLVCSGDHADWPEETREAVAELSSIAVLARSRIEENALNEARHVEGLPRLLAAQRFDEVAALLHVGAEGAPDTGHIVISAMVQPEPRVPDLARRIVCELLAEWPGAVVTGDNDVLAVVPVPEAAPTAETGTRGGARGAQTGARADSGTGAAERLRRDIGDAARVLEAGLTDHRLAIGIGSTVRGIPELRGAAVEARHARRLAELRDGRAQIIAGAEIDSHELLLASVPEEVQSSYRDRLLGPLLTYDHDHRSELVRTLERFLEHSGSWQRCAAAMHVHVNTLRYRIGRIEELTGRDLSNLEHRVDLFLALKLRD from the coding sequence ATGCAGATCAGTGAATTGCTCGCCATTCCGCGGCTGCATTTGCGCTTCCTGAGCGGGTCAGAGCAGGTGCACCGGGACATCCGGCTGGCCTACACCACCGACCTGCTCGAGCCCAAGCGCTACCTCCGCGGCGGCGAACTCGTGCTGACCGGGATGATGTGGCACAACAGCCCGGCCGACTCCGAGACTTTCGTCAGCTCGCTCGTGGAGGCCGATGTCGCCTGCCTCGCCGCGGGCACGGCCCTGGGCGAGGTGCCCAGCGACCTCATCGAGGCCTGTCGCCGACACGACCTCCCGCTCCTCGAAGTCCCCAGCCAGACGTCCTTCGGCGCGGTCACCGAGGAGGTGCTGCGGCTGCTCACCAAGCACCGCTTCACCACCATCACCGAGACCCACCACCGGCACCGCAAGCTGATGGCCGATGTCGCCGCCGGCGCGGACTTCCCCGAGGTGTTCGCCGCGGCCGCCGCCGAGGCCGGCATCAACGCGTGGGTCATCGCCAGCACCGGGCGCCAGGTCGCCGCCTCCGGACCCGACATGTCCACCGAGGACCGCGCGTGGCTGGCCGCGCGCGCCCTGACCCGGCCCGCCTCGCCCTTCGCGACGGCGATGCCCACCACCACCGATCCCGCCACGACGCGCACGGTGACGCTCGTACCGGTGCAGACCCGCGAATCGCACCCGCTCGCCGGGTGGACGCTGGTGTGCTCCGGCGACCACGCCGACTGGCCGGAGGAGACCCGCGAGGCGGTCGCCGAGCTCTCCTCCATCGCGGTGCTCGCGCGCAGCCGGATCGAGGAGAACGCGCTGAACGAGGCACGGCATGTCGAGGGCCTGCCCCGGCTGCTGGCCGCCCAGCGCTTCGACGAGGTCGCCGCGCTGCTCCACGTCGGCGCCGAGGGCGCCCCAGACACCGGGCACATCGTCATCAGCGCGATGGTGCAGCCCGAGCCCCGGGTGCCCGACCTCGCCCGCAGGATCGTCTGCGAGCTGCTGGCCGAATGGCCGGGCGCAGTGGTGACCGGCGACAACGACGTCCTCGCCGTCGTCCCGGTGCCAGAGGCCGCGCCGACCGCGGAGACGGGCACGCGCGGAGGCGCCCGCGGCGCTCAGACCGGGGCTCGGGCCGACTCCGGGACGGGTGCCGCCGAGCGCCTGCGCCGCGACATCGGCGACGCCGCGCGCGTGCTGGAAGCGGGCCTGACCGACCACCGGCTGGCCATCGGCATCGGGTCCACCGTCCGCGGCATCCCCGAACTGCGCGGCGCCGCGGTCGAGGCGCGCCACGCTCGCCGCCTGGCCGAACTGCGCGACGGCCGCGCCCAGATCATCGCCGGAGCCGAGATCGACTCCCACGAGCTGCTCCTGGCCTCCGTCCCCGAGGAGGTGCAGTCCTCCTACCGCGACCGGCTGCTCGGCCCGCTGCTCACCTACGACCACGACCACCGCTCCGAGCTCGTGCGCACCCTGGAGCGCTTCCTGGAGCACTCGGGCTCCTGGCAGCGTTGCGCCGCCGCCATGCACGTCCACGTCAACACCCTGCGCTACCGCATCGGCCGGATCGAGGAGCTCACCGGCCGCGACCTGAGCAACCTGGAGCACCGCGTCGACCTGTTCCTGGCGCTGAAGCTGCGCGACTGA
- a CDS encoding FAD binding domain-containing protein, with protein MEFMSPSTWQEALAAKAEHPDAVPIMGGTDVMVELNFDKRRPPALLDLSRVPELAEWGQDGAHLRLGAGVPYTTIIERLGSHAPALAQASRTVASPQIRNRGSVGGNLGGASPAGDAHPPLLATDAIIELASVRGVRHVPAREFYLGLRRTARQDDELIAAVLLPEPAGPQHFSKIGTRNAMVIAVTSFSLALDATNRRIGTGIGSAAPTPVRATEAEEFLAAEFDWDNGTAPSEAAVRRFGELVASAARPIDDVRGSADYRKHALSVMARRTLAWSVTDYRKESKRCA; from the coding sequence ATGGAATTCATGAGCCCTTCCACGTGGCAGGAAGCGCTCGCCGCCAAGGCCGAGCACCCGGACGCGGTGCCGATCATGGGCGGGACCGACGTCATGGTGGAGCTGAACTTCGACAAGCGTCGCCCGCCGGCGCTGCTCGACCTCTCGCGGGTGCCTGAGCTCGCCGAGTGGGGGCAGGACGGGGCGCACCTGCGTCTGGGGGCCGGGGTTCCCTACACCACCATCATCGAGCGCCTGGGCAGCCACGCCCCCGCGCTGGCCCAGGCCTCCCGCACGGTCGCCTCCCCGCAGATCCGCAACCGCGGAAGCGTCGGCGGCAACCTCGGCGGCGCCTCCCCGGCCGGTGACGCCCACCCGCCGCTGCTGGCCACCGACGCCATCATCGAACTTGCGTCGGTCCGCGGGGTCCGGCACGTGCCCGCCCGCGAGTTCTACCTCGGACTGCGGCGCACCGCCCGCCAGGACGACGAGCTCATCGCGGCCGTACTGCTGCCCGAGCCCGCCGGCCCCCAGCACTTCAGCAAGATCGGCACCCGCAACGCGATGGTCATCGCCGTGACCTCCTTCTCCCTCGCGCTGGACGCAACGAACCGCAGGATCGGTACCGGCATCGGGTCGGCCGCGCCCACCCCCGTCCGCGCCACGGAGGCCGAAGAGTTCCTGGCCGCGGAGTTCGACTGGGACAACGGGACGGCGCCGAGCGAGGCCGCGGTGCGCCGCTTCGGCGAGCTCGTCGCCTCCGCCGCCCGCCCGATCGACGACGTCCGCGGCAGCGCGGACTACCGCAAGCACGCCCTGTCAGTGATGGCCCGCCGCACGCTCGCCTGGTCGGTCACCGACTACCGGAAGGAGAGCAAGCGATGCGCGTGA
- a CDS encoding pentapeptide repeat-containing protein yields the protein MTDETLAAGGELRGADLSERDLTRLLRTEPERPRVFVECDLREADLRGAHLVDAVFTRCRLDGARLDEVALDGSRWEGGGAPGAAFTGAECAEARLEGVDLANTRWSNALLSETSFNGCRMTGANLAGCRGIDYSFARCNLMLSRLKGIDLRGQEIDGLRLDDADLSTADLRETVWKDSRLSGATLRGARFAGADLRGADLGEIDLNDAQVLRGATVSPSQANMLLAGIGVQVVE from the coding sequence ATGACCGACGAGACCCTGGCCGCGGGCGGCGAACTGCGCGGCGCCGACCTGTCCGAGCGCGACCTCACCCGGCTCCTGCGGACCGAGCCTGAGCGGCCCCGCGTGTTCGTGGAATGCGACCTGAGGGAGGCAGACCTGCGTGGGGCGCACCTGGTGGACGCGGTGTTCACCAGGTGCCGCCTCGACGGGGCACGGCTGGACGAGGTGGCACTGGACGGATCGCGGTGGGAGGGCGGCGGCGCCCCGGGGGCGGCCTTCACCGGCGCGGAGTGCGCGGAGGCGCGTTTGGAGGGAGTGGACCTGGCCAACACGCGATGGTCCAACGCGCTGCTCTCCGAAACCAGCTTCAACGGGTGCCGTATGACCGGGGCGAACCTCGCTGGGTGCCGGGGCATCGACTACAGCTTCGCCAGGTGCAACCTGATGCTGTCCCGGCTCAAGGGGATCGACCTGCGCGGCCAGGAGATCGACGGCCTGCGGCTGGACGACGCCGACCTGAGCACGGCCGATCTGCGCGAGACGGTGTGGAAGGACAGTCGGCTGAGCGGCGCGACCCTGCGCGGAGCACGGTTCGCCGGTGCCGACCTGCGCGGTGCCGACCTGGGCGAGATCGACCTCAACGACGCCCAGGTACTGCGGGGCGCCACGGTCTCACCGAGCCAGGCGAACATGCTGCTGGCGGGGATCGGGGTCCAGGTCGTCGAATAA
- a CDS encoding 8-oxoguanine deaminase: MSTLIIDGAYIATVSGAEYVNGHIVATDGRITQVGSGAAPDVPGARRIDGRGCIATPGLVNTHNHLYQWATQGLFADGTLFEWLTGSYEIWHRLDAEVVSQTTTAAMSWLALSGCTTASDHHYIFPSGRGDIAAAEVEAARRVGIRLDLARGSMDRGRSAGGLPPDSVVETLDGALAATEAAIDAHHDPAFDAMTRVTVAPCSPFSVSRDLMTGAAELARAKGVRMHTHLAETLDEEEKCLAEFGCTPVEYAEKLGWLGSDVWFAHAVHLSEDAIARIAATGTGVAHCPTSNARLGAGICRTTELLEAGAPVGLGVDGPASSELTPLSGEMHQALLMARARKGPQAFSSRQALHMATLGGARCLGRDAELGSLEPGKLADIALWRVDGFGYDVIDDPVVALTFGPTPPLERLLVGGETVAERGELRTVSAGEAARAGRAAHRTLLQEVSR, translated from the coding sequence GTGAGCACCCTCATCATCGACGGCGCCTACATCGCCACCGTCAGCGGCGCCGAGTACGTCAACGGCCACATCGTCGCCACCGACGGCCGCATCACCCAGGTCGGCTCGGGCGCGGCACCGGACGTGCCCGGTGCCCGGCGCATCGACGGGCGCGGCTGCATCGCCACACCCGGCCTGGTGAACACGCACAACCACCTCTACCAGTGGGCGACCCAGGGCCTGTTCGCCGACGGCACCCTGTTCGAGTGGCTGACCGGCTCCTATGAGATCTGGCACCGGCTGGACGCCGAGGTCGTCTCCCAGACCACCACGGCCGCGATGAGCTGGCTGGCGTTGTCGGGCTGCACCACCGCCTCCGACCACCACTACATCTTCCCCTCGGGCCGCGGCGACATCGCCGCCGCCGAGGTGGAGGCCGCGCGCCGGGTGGGCATCCGCCTGGACCTGGCCCGCGGCTCGATGGACCGCGGCCGGTCGGCCGGCGGGCTGCCGCCGGACAGCGTCGTGGAGACCCTGGACGGCGCGCTCGCCGCCACCGAGGCCGCGATCGACGCCCACCACGACCCTGCCTTCGACGCCATGACCCGGGTCACGGTCGCGCCGTGCTCGCCATTCTCGGTCAGCCGCGACCTGATGACCGGCGCCGCCGAGCTCGCCCGCGCCAAGGGCGTCCGGATGCACACCCACCTCGCCGAGACCCTCGACGAGGAGGAGAAGTGCCTCGCCGAGTTCGGCTGCACCCCCGTGGAGTACGCCGAGAAGCTCGGCTGGCTCGGCTCGGACGTGTGGTTCGCGCACGCCGTGCACCTCTCCGAAGACGCCATCGCCCGCATCGCCGCCACCGGCACCGGCGTCGCCCACTGCCCGACCTCCAACGCCCGTCTCGGCGCCGGTATCTGCCGCACGACCGAGCTGCTGGAGGCCGGAGCGCCGGTCGGGCTCGGCGTGGACGGTCCCGCGTCCAGCGAGCTGACCCCGCTGTCCGGCGAGATGCACCAGGCGCTGCTCATGGCCCGCGCCCGCAAGGGGCCGCAGGCGTTCAGCTCCCGCCAGGCACTGCACATGGCCACTCTCGGCGGCGCGCGCTGCCTGGGCCGCGACGCCGAGCTCGGTTCCTTGGAGCCGGGCAAGCTCGCCGACATCGCACTGTGGCGGGTCGACGGGTTCGGCTACGACGTGATCGACGACCCTGTGGTCGCACTGACCTTCGGTCCCACTCCCCCGCTGGAGCGGCTGCTGGTCGGCGGCGAGACCGTCGCCGAGCGCGGTGAGCTCCGCACCGTCTCCGCAGGCGAGGCCGCCCGTGCCGGCCGCGCCGCCCACCGGACTCTGCTTCAGGAGGTGAGCCGCTGA
- a CDS encoding PH domain-containing protein encodes MTNADVAYDRPEQLQQIQSGLMPGERILAVYDAIGVGTGFIGLTDRRVIIQDKSFAGQKVAITSIPYHRITSVSVLSNRSWAGSFFSSGSIAINVGTQVYEVDFRGENKSHHVHNIILHYLTAGAGA; translated from the coding sequence ATGACCAATGCCGATGTCGCCTACGATCGCCCGGAGCAGCTTCAGCAGATCCAGAGCGGCCTGATGCCGGGCGAGCGGATCCTGGCGGTCTACGACGCCATCGGCGTGGGAACCGGATTCATCGGGCTGACCGACCGGCGGGTGATCATCCAGGACAAGAGCTTCGCCGGCCAGAAGGTCGCGATCACCAGCATCCCGTACCACAGGATCACGTCGGTGAGCGTGCTGAGCAACCGCTCCTGGGCGGGCTCGTTCTTCTCCTCCGGCTCGATCGCGATCAACGTGGGCACGCAGGTCTACGAGGTGGACTTCCGCGGCGAGAACAAGAGCCACCACGTCCACAACATCATTCTCCACTACCTCACGGCGGGTGCCGGGGCCTGA
- a CDS encoding (2Fe-2S)-binding protein — MRVTFTVNGEEVTADNVWAGESLLYVLRERLGLPGSKNACEQGECGSCTVYLDGVTACSCMIAAGQVDDRDVRTVEGLAEESGKGSDKRLGHVQEAFVEAGAVQCGFCTPGLLVQSDDLINRTVGAGKGVPEDAEIREALAGNLCRCTGYEKIIEAVRLAAEREAETVGGASGSAGSGS, encoded by the coding sequence ATGCGCGTGACATTCACCGTCAACGGTGAGGAAGTGACCGCCGACAACGTCTGGGCGGGAGAGAGCCTGCTCTACGTCCTGCGCGAGCGGCTCGGCCTGCCGGGCAGCAAGAACGCCTGCGAACAGGGCGAGTGCGGCTCGTGCACGGTCTACCTCGACGGCGTGACCGCCTGCTCCTGCATGATCGCCGCCGGGCAGGTCGACGACCGCGACGTCCGCACGGTCGAGGGCCTGGCCGAGGAGTCGGGCAAGGGCTCCGACAAGCGGCTGGGCCATGTCCAGGAGGCCTTCGTCGAAGCCGGCGCCGTGCAGTGCGGCTTCTGCACGCCGGGGCTGCTGGTGCAGAGCGACGACCTGATCAACCGGACCGTGGGCGCGGGCAAGGGCGTCCCCGAGGACGCCGAGATCCGCGAGGCCCTCGCCGGAAACCTGTGCCGGTGCACCGGCTACGAGAAGATCATCGAGGCGGTGCGGCTCGCGGCCGAGCGCGAGGCCGAGACGGTCGGCGGGGCCAGCGGAAGCGCCGGGAGCGGCTCGTGA